One part of the Streptomyces sp. AM 2-1-1 genome encodes these proteins:
- a CDS encoding family 16 glycosylhydrolase, translating into MTVRTPTRRRLALYVASLLCCSGLLMAAPAGAAPAPAESGATAAAATTTFSDDFNGAAGSGPDTSKWQTETGDNVSNHERQYYTAGANNAKLDGQGNLVITARKENPANYQCWYGTCQYTSARLNTSGKFSSTYGHVETRMKIPRGQGIWPAFWMLGTDIGSVGWPNSGEIDIMENVGFEPGTVHGTLHGPGYSGAAGIGAGYSLPGGQAFADAFHTFAVDWAPNSITWTVDGNVYQKRTPADLGGNSWVFNKPFFVILNLAVGGYWPGDPDGSTPFPGQLVVDYVRVTTGDGGTVPPATGGSITGIGGKCVDVAGAATANGTAVQLYDCNGSAAQKWAVNSDGTIRALGKCLDAKDAATADGTPLQLWDCNGTAAQKWAVPAAKDIVGIQSNKCVDATGNSSANGTRLQLWTCSGTANQKWTVNAA; encoded by the coding sequence ATGACCGTGCGAACCCCCACCAGGCGCCGACTGGCGCTGTACGTCGCCTCCCTGCTCTGCTGTTCCGGACTGCTCATGGCAGCTCCGGCCGGTGCGGCGCCCGCGCCCGCGGAGAGCGGCGCCACCGCCGCCGCGGCGACCACCACCTTCTCCGACGACTTCAACGGCGCTGCCGGGTCCGGGCCGGACACGAGCAAGTGGCAGACCGAGACCGGCGACAACGTCAGCAACCACGAGCGGCAGTACTACACGGCGGGGGCGAACAACGCCAAGCTGGACGGCCAGGGCAATCTGGTCATCACCGCCCGCAAGGAGAACCCGGCCAACTACCAGTGCTGGTACGGCACGTGCCAGTACACCTCCGCGCGGCTGAACACCTCCGGCAAGTTCTCCTCGACGTACGGCCACGTCGAGACCCGGATGAAGATCCCGCGCGGGCAGGGCATCTGGCCGGCGTTCTGGATGCTCGGCACGGACATCGGCAGCGTCGGCTGGCCCAACAGCGGCGAGATCGACATCATGGAGAACGTCGGCTTCGAGCCGGGCACCGTGCACGGCACCCTTCACGGCCCCGGCTACTCCGGCGCGGCGGGCATCGGCGCGGGCTACTCCCTGCCGGGCGGCCAGGCGTTCGCCGACGCCTTCCACACCTTCGCGGTCGACTGGGCCCCCAACTCCATCACCTGGACCGTCGACGGGAACGTCTACCAGAAGCGCACCCCCGCCGACCTGGGCGGCAACAGCTGGGTCTTCAACAAGCCCTTCTTCGTCATCCTGAACCTGGCGGTCGGCGGCTACTGGCCCGGCGACCCCGACGGCTCCACCCCGTTCCCCGGCCAGCTCGTCGTCGACTACGTCCGCGTCACGACCGGTGACGGCGGCACCGTGCCGCCGGCCACCGGCGGTTCGATCACCGGCATCGGCGGCAAGTGCGTGGACGTGGCGGGTGCCGCGACCGCCAACGGAACCGCGGTCCAGCTCTACGACTGCAACGGCTCCGCCGCGCAGAAGTGGGCCGTCAACTCCGACGGCACCATCCGGGCACTGGGCAAGTGCCTGGACGCCAAGGACGCCGCCACCGCCGACGGCACCCCGCTCCAACTCTGGGACTGCAACGGAACCGCCGCCCAGAAATGGGCGGTCCCCGCGGCCAAGGACATCGTCGGCATCCAGTCGAACAAGTGCGTCGACGCCACCGGCAACTCCTCCGCCAACGGCACCCGGCTCCAACTCTGGACCTGCTCCGGCACCGCCAACCAGAAGTGGACGGTGAACGCCGCGTGA
- a CDS encoding MHYT domain-containing protein, which produces MTSATIDGFSHGFVTPAAGFLVAWLGGALGLRCTNRARSSSGIPKAGWLALGAGSIGVGIWTMHFVAMLGFEVVGARVSYDLGLTVGSLGVAVLVVLIGVVLVGYRGTGWANLLPAGTLMGLGIAGMHYMGMAGMHVGMRIHYSVPLVVVSVVIAVVAATAALRAAVSTSGIRASASSSLIFGVAVAAMHYTGMSALGVNADHMSHASGTPATDLIVPMLLGPTVFLVLASAVVMFDPDLMLGDVERRARLRASSGPVSPAAAADTAGPSSVGRPNAAHREGGAFHRR; this is translated from the coding sequence ATGACGTCCGCGACCATTGATGGTTTCAGCCACGGCTTCGTGACCCCCGCCGCGGGGTTCCTCGTCGCCTGGCTCGGCGGGGCTCTGGGCCTGCGCTGCACGAACCGGGCACGCAGCTCGTCGGGCATCCCGAAGGCGGGCTGGCTCGCACTCGGCGCCGGATCGATCGGTGTCGGGATCTGGACGATGCACTTCGTGGCCATGCTCGGCTTCGAAGTCGTCGGCGCACGGGTCTCCTACGACCTGGGCCTCACCGTGGGCAGCCTGGGCGTGGCGGTGCTCGTCGTCCTGATCGGGGTGGTCCTCGTCGGGTACCGGGGGACGGGATGGGCCAATCTCCTCCCCGCCGGCACGCTGATGGGCCTCGGCATCGCGGGCATGCACTACATGGGCATGGCGGGGATGCACGTGGGGATGAGGATCCACTACTCCGTGCCCCTGGTGGTGGTCTCCGTCGTGATCGCGGTGGTCGCGGCGACGGCCGCCCTGCGAGCGGCGGTCTCGACCTCGGGCATCAGGGCGAGCGCGAGTTCCAGCCTGATCTTCGGCGTCGCCGTCGCCGCGATGCACTACACCGGCATGAGCGCGCTGGGAGTGAACGCCGACCACATGTCCCACGCCTCGGGGACACCCGCCACCGACCTGATCGTCCCCATGCTGCTGGGGCCGACGGTGTTCCTCGTCCTCGCGTCGGCCGTGGTGATGTTCGACCCCGATCTGATGCTCGGAGACGTGGAGCGCAGGGCCCGCCTCAGGGCTTCCTCCGGTCCGGTCTCCCCCGCGGCCGCGGCCGACACTGCCGGACCGTCGTCGGTGGGTCGGCCGAACGCCGCGCACCGAGAAGGCGGGGCCTTCCACCGGCGGTGA
- a CDS encoding ricin-type beta-trefoil lectin domain protein, with protein MSAPSAIRRRGLPFLALPAALLLAAGATLVSLPATAQAAATATGAITGIGGKCVDVAGAATANGTAVQLYDCNGSAAQQWSVNSDGTIRALGKCLDAKDAATADGTPLQLWDCNGTAAQKWAVPAAKDIVGIQSNKCVDATGNSSANGTRLQLWTCSGTANQKWTAPSGGGTPAPGGTMAVAPYLYNGWGSPPSPTTVMNATGVKWFTLAFVLSNGYCNPQWDGSRALAGGVDQQTINTVRAAGGDVIPSFGGWSGNKLESSCSSAGELAAAYQKVINAYGLKAIDIDIEADAYSNATVQQRTVDALKTVRANNPGIKVYVTFGTGQSGPDASLINRAASSGLTVDSWTIMPFDFGGAGQNMGTLTTRAAEGLKNAVKSAYGYSDDQTYRSIGISSMNGVTDDNETVTVDDFRAILAYAQQHHLARLTFWSVNRDRPCTGGGADTCSNVSQQAWDYTRVFAQYTG; from the coding sequence GTGAGCGCTCCCTCCGCGATCCGCCGCCGCGGGCTCCCGTTCCTGGCGCTGCCCGCGGCGCTCCTCCTCGCGGCGGGCGCCACCCTCGTCTCGCTGCCCGCCACCGCGCAGGCGGCGGCCACCGCCACCGGCGCGATCACCGGCATCGGCGGCAAGTGCGTGGACGTGGCGGGTGCCGCGACCGCCAACGGAACCGCGGTCCAGCTCTACGACTGCAACGGCTCCGCCGCCCAGCAGTGGAGCGTCAACTCCGACGGCACCATCCGGGCACTGGGCAAGTGCCTGGACGCCAAGGACGCCGCCACCGCCGACGGCACCCCGCTCCAACTCTGGGACTGCAACGGAACCGCCGCCCAGAAATGGGCGGTCCCCGCGGCCAAGGACATCGTCGGCATCCAGTCGAACAAGTGCGTCGACGCCACCGGCAACTCCTCCGCCAACGGCACCCGGCTCCAGCTCTGGACCTGCTCCGGCACCGCCAACCAGAAGTGGACGGCGCCCTCGGGCGGTGGCACGCCCGCACCCGGCGGGACCATGGCCGTGGCCCCCTACCTCTACAACGGGTGGGGCAGTCCGCCGAGTCCGACGACCGTGATGAACGCGACCGGGGTGAAGTGGTTCACCCTGGCGTTCGTCCTCAGCAACGGCTACTGCAACCCGCAGTGGGACGGCTCGCGGGCGCTGGCCGGCGGCGTCGACCAGCAGACGATCAACACCGTGCGCGCGGCGGGTGGCGACGTCATCCCCTCGTTCGGCGGCTGGAGCGGCAACAAGCTGGAGAGTTCCTGCTCCAGCGCCGGTGAGCTGGCCGCCGCGTACCAGAAGGTCATCAACGCGTACGGCCTCAAGGCGATCGACATCGACATCGAGGCGGACGCCTACAGCAACGCGACCGTGCAGCAGCGCACGGTCGACGCCCTGAAGACCGTCCGGGCCAACAACCCGGGCATCAAGGTGTACGTCACCTTCGGTACGGGCCAGAGCGGTCCCGACGCGTCGCTGATCAACCGGGCCGCTTCCTCGGGGCTGACCGTCGACAGCTGGACGATCATGCCGTTCGACTTCGGCGGCGCCGGCCAGAACATGGGCACCCTCACCACCAGGGCGGCCGAGGGCCTGAAGAACGCGGTGAAGAGCGCCTACGGGTACTCCGACGACCAGACGTACCGGTCGATCGGCATCTCGTCGATGAACGGAGTCACCGACGACAACGAGACGGTGACGGTGGACGACTTCCGCGCCATCCTCGCCTACGCCCAGCAGCACCACCTGGCACGACTGACCTTCTGGTCGGTCAACCGCGACCGGCCGTGCACCGGGGGCGGGGCGGACACGTGCTCGAACGTCAGCCAGCAGGCGTGGGACTACACCCGCGTCTTCGCGCAGTACACGGGGTGA
- a CDS encoding roadblock/LC7 domain-containing protein has translation MASEMTSGQVADLDWLLSGLVQRVPYTRSAVLLSADGLVKSVHGMDSDSADHMAALAAGLYSLGRSAGARFGDNGDVRQVVVELDSTLLFVSTAGSGTCLAVLAGREADAAVLGYEMTMLVKSVRPYLATPARHLAGTQFTPGL, from the coding sequence ATGGCGAGCGAAATGACGTCCGGTCAGGTCGCCGACCTGGACTGGCTGCTGAGCGGACTCGTCCAGCGCGTTCCGTACACGCGCAGCGCCGTCCTGCTCTCCGCGGACGGACTGGTGAAGTCGGTCCACGGCATGGACTCCGACAGCGCCGACCACATGGCCGCCCTCGCGGCGGGGCTCTACTCGCTGGGCCGCAGCGCCGGGGCCAGGTTCGGGGACAACGGGGACGTGCGGCAGGTGGTCGTCGAACTCGACTCGACCCTGCTCTTCGTCTCCACCGCCGGGTCCGGCACCTGTCTCGCGGTCCTCGCCGGCCGTGAGGCGGACGCGGCGGTCCTCGGCTACGAGATGACCATGCTGGTCAAGAGCGTGCGACCGTATCTGGCCACCCCGGCCCGGCACCTGGCGGGGACACAGTTCACCCCGGGTCTGTGA
- a CDS encoding transketolase: protein MIDVTHSTRTTHRTHDYADLNRLMGLMTGDEKHGPAATSTLDVLWVLYDRVLRVRPATADDPERDRFLLSKGHGPMAYYAVLAARGFFPQELLTGFGAFDSPLGHHPDRLRVPGAEIGSGSLGHGLPLAVGTALGLRAQGRTGPAVWVLVGDAELDEGSNHEALAFAGPAGLERLHTVVVDNASATYGRPGGIEARFETAGWSVASVDGRDHEALHAAFTAPHPGRPHAVVARTAPKR, encoded by the coding sequence ATGATCGACGTGACCCACTCCACCCGAACCACCCACCGCACCCACGACTACGCCGACCTGAACCGCCTGATGGGCCTCATGACCGGCGACGAGAAGCACGGACCCGCCGCCACCTCCACCCTGGACGTGCTGTGGGTGCTCTACGACCGGGTGCTGCGGGTCCGACCCGCGACCGCGGACGACCCGGAGCGGGACAGGTTCCTGCTCTCCAAGGGCCACGGGCCGATGGCGTACTACGCGGTGCTCGCCGCCCGCGGCTTCTTCCCGCAGGAGCTGCTCACCGGCTTCGGCGCCTTCGATTCGCCCCTGGGCCACCACCCCGACCGGCTGCGGGTGCCGGGCGCCGAGATCGGCAGCGGGTCGCTGGGACACGGCCTTCCTCTCGCGGTCGGCACCGCCCTCGGACTGCGGGCCCAGGGCCGCACCGGCCCCGCGGTCTGGGTGCTCGTCGGGGACGCCGAGCTGGACGAGGGCAGCAACCACGAGGCGCTCGCCTTCGCCGGGCCGGCAGGACTGGAGCGGCTGCACACGGTGGTCGTCGACAACGCGTCCGCAACGTACGGCCGGCCCGGCGGGATCGAGGCGCGCTTCGAGACCGCCGGATGGTCGGTGGCGAGCGTGGACGGCCGGGACCACGAGGCCCTGCACGCCGCCTTCACCGCCCCGCACCCCGGACGTCCGCACGCCGTGGTCGCCCGGACCGCGCCGAAGCGGTGA
- the manD gene encoding D-mannonate dehydratase ManD, which translates to MKIVDAKLVVTSPGRNFVTLKLTTDEGLTGLGDATLNGRELAVVSYLDDHVLPLLVGLDPHRIEDTWQYLYRGAYWRRGPVTMAALAAVDVALWDIKAKAAGLPLYQLLGGASRDRVRAYGHANGAGVPELLDSVRARLAEGYQAVRIQTGVPGLKAVYGVHTTDEHGAAVLHQGARPLVEDWDTDAYLRHVPAVFEAVRAEFGDELPLLHDAHHRLTPIQAARLGKDLEPYRPFWLEDCTPAENQDAFRLIRHHTTTPLAVGEVFNSFHDYQSLITERLIDYARSAVTHFGGVTPLRKLFDFAAQYQIKSAMHGPEDISPVGMAAAVHLDLAVHNFGIQEYSGHSALTEEVFRHAYTFTDGHLHPGEAPGIGVELDEELAAAHPYARAYLPVNRLQDGTVHDW; encoded by the coding sequence ATGAAGATCGTCGACGCGAAGTTGGTCGTCACCAGTCCCGGCCGCAACTTCGTCACGCTGAAGCTGACGACCGACGAAGGGCTCACCGGGCTCGGCGACGCCACGCTCAACGGCAGGGAACTCGCCGTCGTCAGCTACCTCGACGACCACGTACTGCCGCTGCTCGTCGGGCTCGACCCGCACCGCATCGAGGACACCTGGCAGTACCTGTACCGCGGTGCCTACTGGCGCCGCGGTCCCGTCACCATGGCCGCGCTGGCCGCCGTCGACGTGGCGCTCTGGGACATCAAGGCCAAGGCGGCGGGTCTCCCGCTCTACCAGCTCCTCGGCGGCGCGAGCCGTGACCGGGTCCGCGCCTACGGCCACGCCAACGGCGCCGGAGTCCCGGAACTCCTCGACTCCGTCCGGGCCCGCCTCGCCGAGGGATACCAAGCCGTCCGCATCCAGACCGGCGTCCCCGGGCTGAAGGCGGTGTACGGGGTGCACACCACCGACGAGCACGGGGCTGCCGTACTCCACCAGGGCGCCAGGCCGCTGGTGGAGGACTGGGACACCGATGCCTACCTGCGGCACGTCCCGGCCGTCTTCGAGGCGGTACGCGCGGAGTTCGGCGACGAACTGCCGCTGCTGCACGACGCGCACCACCGGCTCACCCCGATCCAGGCGGCGCGGCTCGGCAAGGACCTGGAGCCGTACCGCCCGTTCTGGCTGGAGGACTGCACACCGGCCGAGAACCAGGACGCCTTCCGTCTGATACGCCACCACACGACCACCCCGCTCGCCGTCGGCGAGGTGTTCAATTCCTTCCACGACTACCAGAGCCTGATCACCGAGCGGCTGATCGACTACGCGCGGTCGGCCGTCACGCACTTCGGCGGGGTCACCCCGCTGCGGAAGCTCTTCGACTTCGCCGCGCAGTACCAGATCAAGAGCGCGATGCACGGCCCCGAGGACATCTCCCCGGTCGGCATGGCGGCGGCGGTCCACCTCGATCTCGCCGTGCACAACTTCGGCATCCAGGAGTACTCCGGGCACTCGGCGCTCACCGAAGAGGTGTTCCGGCACGCCTACACGTTCACCGACGGGCACCTGCACCCGGGCGAGGCCCCGGGGATCGGTGTGGAGCTCGACGAGGAACTGGCCGCCGCCCACCCGTACGCGCGCGCCTATCTGCCGGTCAACCGCCTCCAGGACGGCACCGTCCACGACTGGTGA
- a CDS encoding GAF domain-containing protein, with product MTGRPLLTPVDHGGAARGARLRRLGLGERADTTFDNFDAFADRVAAVTDSPFSMVNFIDENRQFFAGLHTPGGCEGGGDLGAAAAHDHRSDRYMARDHGYCPHVLVRRKALVLDDVCDYPRFAGNPVVDGIGIRSYLGAPLIDGTGVALGTVCAVDTVPRPWGRAGLVTIKALAQELVGHIDRRELPRR from the coding sequence GTGACGGGCAGACCGCTGCTCACGCCGGTCGACCACGGCGGTGCTGCCCGGGGCGCGCGGTTGCGCCGGCTCGGCCTCGGTGAGCGGGCGGACACGACGTTCGACAACTTCGACGCCTTCGCGGACCGGGTCGCCGCCGTGACCGACAGCCCCTTCTCGATGGTCAACTTCATCGACGAGAACCGTCAGTTCTTCGCCGGTCTGCACACCCCAGGAGGCTGCGAGGGAGGGGGTGACCTCGGGGCCGCGGCCGCGCACGACCACCGGAGCGACCGCTACATGGCCCGCGACCACGGTTACTGCCCGCACGTCCTGGTCCGGCGCAAGGCCCTGGTGCTGGACGACGTCTGCGACTACCCGCGCTTCGCCGGCAACCCGGTCGTGGACGGCATAGGGATCCGTTCCTACCTCGGGGCGCCGCTCATCGACGGGACGGGCGTCGCTCTCGGTACCGTCTGCGCGGTGGACACCGTCCCCCGGCCGTGGGGGCGAGCCGGGCTCGTCACGATCAAGGCGCTCGCCCAGGAGCTGGTCGGCCACATCGACCGCCGGGAGCTGCCCCGCCGTTGA
- a CDS encoding ATP-binding protein, which yields MSQLRAPDARPDRRESGRHGRPAGRSHSAAARPRAAQARVAPPAPEVRMRPQMLRAALLPTVAALLSGAAAVIFTVRASGVRPSGSLLAALSGSAALAVAAVAAACIGAHRVSSGVLDRTQALRRLSARGHADLQRTLEQLRAGEQLPARRAPHPAPPEADAFDLLGQEITRAQEAAVAAMAQASQLFNSAGNEQKVEVFVNLARRLQSLVHREIQILDELEHEVEDPDLLKGLFHVDHLATRIRRHAENLAVLGGAVSRRQWSNPVTLTEVLRSAIAEVEQYSRVKLVPPIEGTLRGHAVADVIHLVAELVENATVFSAPHTQVLLRVQPVTAGFALEVEDRGLGMPVQEQSRMNALLADPDQVNVAHLLQDGRIGLFVVSALARRHGIAVRLESNIYGGTQAVLVLPQVLLGAESDTTTPPEGVPVPPPGAVHRPPAQDTDPAARPAGAIPQAPPAPVLPGSPDRAPQRAREGLRPVEQVRPHAPHPSPHDQLPPAADRVPPAQGRPPSAGEPTVRPLGTAGTPGGTVSPQPPRQIRREAQGPPLPQRTAERPGTQGSPPAPAVHDVPAAYPDQQPASPARPELPRRTNQENLVPQLRQAPVRRVADEHAVHDPGLVAAFRRGIDLAEARSAQDTEPPVAGSGGHPPTPGPSSAPAPSSGPGASSPDTAQGLPPGAATVPPGVAPYAVPAVQPGRRVAPLPVRAPAAPSERGVPGRPDPRHENTYKE from the coding sequence ATGTCTCAACTTCGCGCACCAGACGCGCGACCGGATCGCCGGGAGAGCGGGCGGCACGGCCGCCCCGCGGGCCGTTCCCATTCCGCCGCCGCCAGGCCGCGTGCCGCGCAGGCGCGTGTCGCACCGCCGGCACCGGAGGTGCGGATGCGCCCCCAGATGCTGCGTGCCGCACTGCTGCCGACGGTGGCCGCCCTCCTGAGCGGTGCCGCCGCCGTCATCTTCACCGTGCGGGCCTCCGGGGTGCGTCCCTCCGGCAGCCTGCTGGCAGCCCTCTCGGGCTCGGCGGCGCTGGCCGTGGCGGCCGTCGCGGCGGCGTGCATCGGCGCCCACCGCGTCTCGTCCGGGGTGCTCGACCGGACCCAGGCACTCCGCCGTCTCAGTGCCCGGGGCCACGCCGACCTGCAGCGGACGCTGGAGCAGCTGCGCGCGGGCGAACAACTGCCCGCCCGCCGGGCTCCGCACCCCGCCCCACCGGAAGCGGACGCCTTCGACCTGCTCGGCCAGGAGATCACGCGCGCCCAGGAGGCCGCCGTCGCCGCCATGGCGCAGGCGTCCCAGCTCTTCAACAGCGCGGGCAACGAACAGAAGGTGGAGGTCTTCGTCAACCTCGCGCGCCGCCTGCAATCCCTGGTGCACCGTGAAATCCAGATTCTCGACGAACTCGAACACGAGGTGGAGGATCCCGACCTCCTCAAGGGCCTCTTCCACGTGGACCACCTCGCGACCCGCATCCGTCGCCACGCCGAGAACCTCGCCGTGCTCGGCGGGGCGGTGTCCCGTCGCCAGTGGTCCAATCCGGTCACCCTCACCGAGGTGCTGCGCTCCGCCATCGCGGAGGTGGAGCAGTACTCGCGCGTCAAGCTGGTCCCGCCGATCGAAGGCACCCTGCGCGGGCACGCGGTCGCCGACGTGATCCACCTGGTGGCCGAACTCGTCGAGAACGCCACCGTGTTCTCCGCCCCGCACACGCAGGTGCTGCTGCGCGTCCAGCCCGTCACGGCGGGCTTCGCACTGGAGGTGGAGGACCGGGGCCTGGGCATGCCGGTCCAGGAGCAGAGCAGGATGAACGCCCTGCTGGCCGACCCCGACCAGGTCAACGTCGCCCACCTGCTCCAGGACGGCCGCATCGGGCTCTTCGTCGTCTCCGCGCTCGCCCGCCGCCACGGCATCGCGGTCCGGCTGGAGAGCAACATCTACGGGGGTACGCAGGCCGTCCTGGTCCTCCCGCAGGTGCTCCTCGGCGCCGAGAGCGACACCACCACCCCGCCGGAAGGCGTCCCGGTACCCCCTCCCGGCGCCGTACACCGTCCGCCCGCCCAGGACACCGACCCCGCGGCCCGGCCGGCGGGGGCGATTCCGCAGGCACCGCCCGCCCCCGTCCTGCCCGGCTCCCCGGACCGGGCACCGCAGCGGGCGCGGGAAGGACTCCGACCCGTGGAGCAGGTCCGGCCCCACGCCCCGCACCCCTCGCCGCACGACCAGCTGCCGCCCGCGGCGGACCGCGTCCCGCCCGCACAGGGACGGCCCCCCTCGGCGGGCGAGCCGACGGTCCGACCGCTCGGCACCGCCGGTACCCCGGGGGGCACCGTCTCCCCGCAGCCGCCGCGCCAGATCCGGCGGGAAGCCCAGGGCCCCCCGCTGCCGCAGCGCACCGCGGAGCGGCCCGGGACCCAGGGATCCCCTCCCGCACCCGCCGTACACGACGTTCCGGCCGCCTACCCCGACCAGCAGCCCGCGTCCCCGGCACGTCCCGAACTGCCCCGGCGCACCAACCAGGAGAACCTGGTGCCGCAGTTGCGCCAGGCCCCGGTGCGCCGCGTCGCCGACGAGCACGCGGTGCACGACCCGGGTCTGGTCGCCGCGTTCCGGCGCGGTATCGACCTCGCCGAGGCCCGGTCGGCGCAGGACACCGAACCGCCGGTCGCCGGGAGCGGTGGCCATCCCCCCACCCCCGGCCCGTCGTCCGCTCCGGCCCCGTCCTCCGGACCCGGCGCGTCCTCACCCGACACGGCCCAGGGCCTCCCGCCGGGTGCCGCCACCGTCCCGCCCGGAGTCGCCCCGTACGCCGTGCCGGCCGTACAGCCGGGCCGGCGGGTCGCCCCGCTGCCCGTCCGCGCGCCGGCCGCACCGTCCGAAAGGGGGGTCCCGGGTCGCCCCGACCCCCGCCACGAGAACACGTACAAGGAGTAG
- a CDS encoding DUF742 domain-containing protein: protein MRVRAQEGPLLDEAAGRLVRPYTVSSGRTRPTTELDLLSLVMATGRKPQAHLGHEHTVTLGLCEGPTSVAEVAAHLRLPATVAKVLVSDLVDCGAVTAHAPAFQDMPTDRTLLEAVLDGLRRQL from the coding sequence GTGAGGGTGCGGGCCCAGGAGGGGCCGCTGCTCGACGAAGCGGCCGGCCGGCTGGTCCGTCCGTACACCGTCAGCAGCGGCCGGACCCGGCCGACGACCGAACTCGACCTGCTCTCCCTGGTCATGGCGACGGGCAGGAAGCCGCAGGCCCACCTGGGCCACGAACACACCGTGACGCTCGGGCTCTGCGAGGGCCCCACCTCCGTCGCCGAAGTCGCCGCGCACCTGCGGCTGCCCGCGACGGTCGCGAAGGTCCTCGTCTCCGACCTGGTCGACTGCGGGGCCGTCACCGCGCACGCTCCCGCCTTCCAGGACATGCCCACCGACCGAACCCTGCTGGAGGCAGTGCTCGATGGCCTACGACGACAACTCTGA
- a CDS encoding transketolase, with amino-acid sequence MDTMRERFIATTTELLDNDPRLALLLAEISRDGFEEAERSHPDRVINVGIREQLLIGAGAGTALTGMRPIVHTFASFLVERPFEQIKLDFGHQGVAGVLVSAGGSYDSPAGGFTHMSPGDVALMDTLDGWSVHVPGHPDEAEALLRRAAAADDRVYLRLSLQTNRRALPVDGCGFRTVREGSRGVVVAVGPMLDEVLTATEGLDTTVLYATTVRPFDSAGLRRAVGALPAGATGTAAKSADVVLVEPYLAGTSTAAATEALLDLPHRVLGLGVGRAELRRYGRMDEHLAAHGLDAAGLRSRISPFLNG; translated from the coding sequence GTGGACACCATGCGCGAACGCTTCATCGCCACGACCACCGAACTCCTGGACAACGACCCACGCCTCGCCCTCCTGCTGGCGGAGATCAGCCGTGACGGCTTCGAAGAAGCCGAGCGGAGCCATCCGGACCGGGTGATCAACGTCGGCATCCGCGAGCAGTTGCTCATCGGTGCGGGCGCCGGTACGGCCCTGACCGGGATGCGGCCGATCGTGCACACGTTCGCGAGCTTCCTGGTCGAGCGCCCCTTCGAGCAGATCAAGCTGGACTTCGGGCACCAGGGCGTGGCCGGGGTGCTGGTGAGCGCCGGAGGGTCGTACGACTCCCCCGCCGGCGGGTTCACCCACATGTCACCCGGCGACGTGGCGCTGATGGACACGCTCGACGGCTGGAGCGTCCACGTCCCCGGTCACCCGGACGAGGCGGAGGCGCTGCTGCGGCGGGCCGCCGCCGCGGACGACCGGGTCTACCTGCGGCTCTCCCTGCAGACCAACCGCCGGGCCCTGCCGGTGGACGGCTGCGGCTTCCGCACGGTGCGCGAGGGCTCCCGGGGTGTCGTCGTCGCGGTCGGTCCGATGCTCGACGAGGTCCTCACCGCGACGGAGGGCCTGGACACGACCGTGCTGTACGCGACCACGGTGCGGCCCTTCGACTCCGCCGGCCTGCGTCGCGCGGTGGGCGCCCTCCCCGCCGGAGCGACCGGAACCGCCGCGAAGAGCGCCGATGTGGTGCTCGTGGAGCCGTACCTCGCCGGGACCTCCACGGCGGCGGCCACCGAAGCCCTGCTCGACCTGCCGCACCGGGTGCTGGGGCTGGGAGTGGGCCGCGCCGAACTCCGCCGCTACGGCCGGATGGACGAGCACCTCGCGGCGCACGGCCTGGACGCCGCGGGGCTGCGGAGCCGCATCTCCCCCTTTCTGAACGGCTGA
- a CDS encoding ATP/GTP-binding protein, with protein sequence MAYDDNSDSAARPAPFPVALKVLVAGGFGVGKTTFVGAVSEIAPLSTEELLTQISVGTDNLEGIESKRSTTVAMDFGRITLDDQHVLYLFGTPGQERFWFMWDELSRGALGAVVLADTRRLEECFAAVDFFERRGIGFIVAVNEFDGAYRYAPDEVRAALDLPPAVPVVLCDARIASSGTGALVTLLQHLINATAAPAPLQTYGAHP encoded by the coding sequence ATGGCCTACGACGACAACTCTGACAGCGCCGCCCGCCCCGCACCCTTCCCCGTGGCCCTCAAGGTCCTGGTCGCGGGTGGGTTCGGGGTCGGCAAGACGACGTTCGTGGGCGCCGTCAGCGAGATCGCCCCGTTGAGCACGGAGGAGCTGCTGACCCAGATCAGCGTGGGGACGGACAACCTCGAAGGGATCGAGTCGAAGCGGTCCACCACGGTGGCCATGGACTTCGGCCGGATCACCCTGGACGACCAGCACGTCCTCTACCTCTTCGGCACTCCCGGCCAGGAGCGCTTCTGGTTCATGTGGGACGAGCTCTCCCGGGGAGCCCTGGGCGCGGTGGTCCTCGCCGACACCCGCCGCCTCGAAGAGTGCTTCGCGGCCGTCGACTTCTTCGAGCGGCGCGGCATCGGCTTCATCGTCGCCGTCAACGAGTTCGACGGTGCCTACCGCTACGCGCCCGACGAGGTGCGGGCCGCACTGGACCTCCCGCCCGCGGTCCCGGTCGTCCTGTGCGACGCCCGGATCGCCAGCTCCGGCACGGGCGCGCTGGTGACCCTCCTCCAGCACCTCATCAACGCCACCGCCGCGCCCGCCCCGCTCCAGACGTACGGGGCACACCCGTGA